From Desulfovibrio desulfuricans, a single genomic window includes:
- a CDS encoding ABC transporter ATP-binding protein: MSAIRLENVCKQWGATHAVKNVSFEINEGSLLVLLGPSGCGKSTTLRLIAGLESVSGGRIYIGDRDVTDLPPAERHLAMVFQSYALFPHLTVRENILFGLKVRKVPEADQMRRLDNAVDVLGLSGLLERKPSALSGGQQQRVALGRALVAEAAVCLMDEPLSNLDAKLRLEMRREIRDLQQRLGMTMVYVTHDQTEAMSMADTIILMQHGHIVQNDAPVAMYSKPATTFAASFIGTPPMNLLSVAMCRGQAVIKGNECCPVPGAVAAECTLGIRPEHIQVTPDGLWEAEVLSMEYLGADSVLACSLGQQQVAVQMAGNPGFKPGQKLRLNFAADALHFFETESGKRMGAA; the protein is encoded by the coding sequence TTGTCCGCAATACGTCTTGAAAACGTATGTAAACAGTGGGGTGCGACCCACGCTGTAAAGAACGTATCCTTTGAGATCAATGAGGGTTCCCTGCTTGTGTTGCTCGGGCCTTCCGGCTGCGGCAAATCTACCACACTGAGGCTCATTGCCGGGCTTGAGAGCGTTTCCGGCGGGCGCATCTACATTGGCGACCGCGACGTTACCGACCTGCCCCCGGCAGAGCGCCATCTGGCCATGGTGTTCCAGTCTTACGCGCTTTTTCCTCACCTCACAGTACGGGAAAACATCCTCTTTGGCCTCAAGGTGCGCAAAGTGCCGGAGGCCGACCAGATGAGGCGGCTGGACAACGCCGTTGACGTGCTTGGCCTTTCCGGCCTGCTGGAAAGAAAGCCCTCCGCCCTTTCCGGCGGTCAGCAACAGCGCGTGGCCCTTGGCCGTGCGCTTGTGGCCGAAGCGGCAGTGTGCCTCATGGACGAACCGCTCTCAAACCTTGATGCCAAGCTCCGGCTCGAAATGCGGCGCGAAATCCGCGACCTGCAACAGCGCCTGGGCATGACAATGGTCTACGTTACCCACGACCAGACAGAAGCCATGAGCATGGCCGACACCATCATTCTGATGCAGCACGGGCATATCGTGCAGAACGATGCCCCTGTCGCCATGTATTCCAAACCCGCCACTACCTTTGCGGCCAGCTTTATCGGCACGCCGCCCATGAACCTTCTGAGTGTTGCCATGTGCAGGGGGCAGGCGGTCATCAAGGGCAATGAATGCTGCCCTGTGCCAGGCGCTGTTGCGGCCGAATGCACGCTTGGCATCCGCCCCGAGCATATCCAGGTAACGCCTGACGGCCTGTGGGAGGCTGAAGTGCTGAGCATGGAATACCTTGGTGCGGATTCCGTGCTCGCTTGCAGCCTGGGCCAGCAGCAGGTGGCTGTGCAAATGGCAGGCAACCCCGGTTTTAAACCCGGCCAAAAGCTGCGCCTGAACTTTGCCGCCGATGCCCTGCACTTTTTTGAGACAGAATCGGGCAAGCGCATGGGCGCGGCATAG
- a CDS encoding phosphodiesterase, which produces MFVAHISDPHVGAGRSLAFNVSDGALLLEKTVSHIAALPQLPDCLVLSGDISVNGQPGGYVIAAEALSALPMPVYVLPGNHDKRENLVAGLGQYCPADAAVTPYLCYTVEDFPLRLVFFDGTRPGSHSGHFDAPVAAWLEKTLAAQPGRPTLVFTHHPPFITALGVMDEPYENGESLGRILEKFPNVRLCCGHLHRYMFTMWHGVAALTAPPVCMHIVPDFCATGGDDFTDEAPAFLLHHFVDGRVNTHYCRVPGEFAERGPFSFSHPPKLG; this is translated from the coding sequence ATGTTTGTAGCACACATATCTGATCCGCATGTGGGCGCCGGGCGCAGCCTGGCATTCAACGTGTCTGACGGTGCGCTGCTGCTGGAAAAAACCGTGAGCCACATTGCGGCCTTGCCGCAACTGCCCGATTGCCTTGTGCTGAGCGGGGATATTTCGGTGAACGGCCAGCCCGGCGGCTATGTCATTGCGGCAGAGGCGCTGTCTGCGCTGCCCATGCCCGTGTATGTGCTACCCGGCAACCATGATAAGCGTGAAAATCTTGTGGCCGGGCTTGGGCAGTACTGCCCAGCGGATGCGGCGGTTACCCCCTACCTGTGCTATACGGTTGAGGATTTTCCTTTGCGGCTTGTGTTTTTTGACGGAACCCGCCCCGGCTCGCATTCCGGGCATTTTGACGCGCCCGTGGCGGCGTGGCTGGAAAAAACGCTGGCAGCCCAGCCAGGCAGACCCACGCTGGTCTTTACCCACCATCCGCCCTTTATCACAGCCCTTGGCGTGATGGACGAACCATATGAAAATGGCGAGAGCCTTGGCCGCATACTGGAGAAATTCCCCAATGTGAGGCTTTGCTGCGGGCATCTGCACAGGTACATGTTCACCATGTGGCACGGAGTGGCAGCATTGACGGCTCCCCCTGTGTGCATGCACATAGTGCCGGATTTCTGCGCCACTGGCGGGGATGATTTTACAGATGAAGCCCCGGCATTTTTGCTCCACCACTTTGTTGATGGACGGGTGAACACGCACTACTGCCGCGTACCGGGGGAGTTTGCCGAGCGTGGACCATTCAGCTTCTCCCACCCGCCGAAGTTGGGGTAG
- a CDS encoding aldehyde dehydrogenase family protein, with amino-acid sequence MTEANIQPGADFSPDVDNIPEDCALEPLHERRYLVGGRLLEWNGPVHTVHSPLYVNGEQRVIGSCPELTEAESLAAVEAVSKAWDNGRGAWPTMRVEDRIVRVEEFARRMLAVRDQVVRLMVWEICKPLNDCRAEFDRTIDYIRATVDALKDLDRASSRFVIESGIYAQIRRAPLGPVLCMGPFNYPLNETFTTLIPALIMGNPVIVKTPRIGKLLYAPLLEAFADCFPAGVVNILFGDRRVAIPALESGRISVLAFIGSSRAADALRRHHPSPHRLRCVLGLDAKNAAIVLPCADMDLTVSEAVTGALSFNGQRCTALKIFYVHASRTEEFLAKFSEAIAALPMGLPWKPGVKITPLPVPGKIDDLRELVDEAVAKGARIANPCGGTFDRTLYYPTLVAGVTADMRLHTEEQFAPVVPVVSYNDVSEAAEAVIASPFGQQASIFGTDPDAVAALIDPMVNQVCRVNINSQCQRGPDTFPFTGRKDSAEGTLSVSDALRAFSIRTLVAAKGSTPNKELISDIVRNRKSNFLSTDFLF; translated from the coding sequence ATGACCGAAGCCAATATCCAGCCCGGCGCTGATTTTTCGCCGGATGTGGACAATATACCCGAAGATTGCGCTCTTGAACCGCTCCATGAGCGCCGCTACCTTGTTGGCGGGCGTTTGCTTGAGTGGAATGGCCCCGTGCACACCGTGCATTCGCCCCTGTATGTGAACGGCGAGCAGCGCGTCATCGGCTCCTGCCCGGAACTGACCGAGGCGGAATCTCTGGCGGCAGTGGAAGCCGTGAGCAAGGCGTGGGACAATGGCCGTGGAGCGTGGCCCACCATGCGCGTGGAAGACCGCATTGTCCGTGTGGAAGAATTTGCCCGCCGCATGCTGGCTGTGCGCGATCAGGTGGTGCGCCTGATGGTGTGGGAAATCTGCAAGCCGCTCAACGATTGCCGGGCGGAATTTGACCGCACCATCGACTACATCCGCGCCACTGTGGATGCCCTTAAAGACCTTGACCGCGCCTCCTCCCGATTTGTGATCGAGAGCGGCATTTACGCCCAGATCCGCCGCGCGCCGCTTGGGCCTGTGCTGTGCATGGGGCCGTTCAACTATCCGCTCAACGAAACCTTTACCACACTTATTCCGGCCCTGATCATGGGCAACCCGGTCATCGTCAAAACGCCCCGCATCGGCAAGCTGCTTTATGCGCCCCTGCTTGAGGCCTTTGCCGACTGCTTCCCCGCCGGGGTGGTGAACATCCTCTTTGGCGACAGGCGCGTGGCCATTCCCGCGCTGGAATCTGGCCGCATCAGCGTGCTGGCTTTTATCGGCTCAAGCCGCGCTGCCGATGCCCTGCGCCGTCACCATCCCTCGCCCCACAGGCTGCGCTGCGTGCTGGGGCTGGACGCCAAAAACGCTGCCATCGTGCTGCCCTGCGCCGACATGGATTTGACCGTATCCGAGGCCGTGACCGGGGCGCTGAGCTTCAACGGCCAGCGCTGCACGGCCCTGAAGATCTTTTACGTCCACGCTTCGCGCACCGAGGAATTTCTGGCAAAATTCAGCGAGGCCATTGCCGCCCTGCCCATGGGCCTGCCCTGGAAGCCTGGGGTCAAAATCACCCCGCTGCCCGTGCCCGGCAAGATAGACGACCTGCGTGAACTGGTGGACGAAGCTGTTGCCAAGGGCGCGCGCATTGCCAACCCGTGCGGCGGCACCTTTGACCGCACCCTGTATTACCCCACGCTGGTTGCGGGCGTCACCGCAGACATGCGCCTGCACACGGAAGAACAGTTTGCCCCTGTGGTGCCTGTGGTTTCGTACAACGACGTGTCGGAAGCCGCGGAGGCGGTAATAGCCTCGCCCTTCGGCCAGCAGGCCAGCATCTTCGGCACAGACCCCGATGCCGTGGCCGCGCTCATTGACCCCATGGTCAATCAGGTGTGCCGCGTCAACATCAACAGCCAGTGCCAGCGCGGGCCGGATACCTTCCCCTTCACAGGCCGCAAGGACTCTGCGGAAGGCACGCTCTCTGTCAGCGATGCGCTGCGCGCCTTCTCCATCCGCACACTGGTGGCAGCCAAGGGTTCCACCCCCAACAAGGAACTGATTTCGGACATCGTGCGCAACAGAAAGTCCAACTTTCTGTCCACTGATTTTCTGTTCTAG
- a CDS encoding carboxylesterase/lipase family protein encodes MKNRILILVVLLLCACARPVSRHETSADTLAATQYGKVQGFAAAGVKTWLGIPYAAPPVGELRFRRNQPPTPWQDVKKCVAFGNKPIQYMNMFGLERSRVPASEDCLYLNVWAPLTAAKEAKLPVFVWIYGGAYHMGEGSDPMYDGASFARDGVVFVNFNYRVGPLGFYDFSMYDKRFESNCGVSDQIAALRWVRDNIAAFGGDPNNVTIAGESAGGTGVYNMLASPAAKGLFQKAIAESGVTGNTESRRMVEMNNTIFFEKLGINPRTDMAKLLDMPAQDMLAAATFTLKEGPRRHPGIFMPGPVKDDLLPMHPWEAMAQGNARDVKVILGTNRNEGTLFALLGLLPRDWQQVEKMLRDNGAAASIPAVSELYANEKGMKKLTTLAGDRAFVVDMVKSADAQSAFNSTYVYRFDYAPLLPELFLLGAAHSTEISTALATNDHPFWLLTPASRREELTQSMHGAWLNFVKTGNPNGPGVAPLWPQYEAGRRLTYIFDQTNTVESNPHGAVYEVWKDIQLYQ; translated from the coding sequence ATGAAAAACCGCATCCTCATCCTGGTGGTGTTGCTCTTGTGTGCCTGTGCCCGTCCAGTATCCCGGCATGAAACGTCCGCCGACACCCTTGCAGCCACACAGTACGGCAAGGTGCAAGGTTTTGCGGCGGCTGGCGTCAAAACATGGCTTGGCATTCCTTATGCCGCACCGCCAGTGGGCGAACTGCGCTTTCGGCGCAACCAGCCGCCTACGCCCTGGCAGGACGTTAAAAAGTGCGTGGCCTTTGGCAACAAACCTATCCAGTACATGAACATGTTCGGGCTTGAGCGTTCGCGGGTTCCTGCCAGCGAAGACTGCCTGTACCTCAACGTATGGGCGCCGCTGACCGCCGCCAAAGAAGCCAAGCTGCCTGTATTCGTATGGATATACGGCGGCGCGTACCACATGGGCGAAGGCAGCGACCCCATGTACGACGGCGCGTCCTTTGCCAGAGACGGCGTGGTCTTTGTCAATTTCAACTACCGCGTCGGCCCCTTGGGTTTTTATGATTTTTCCATGTACGACAAGAGGTTTGAATCCAACTGCGGCGTTTCAGACCAGATTGCCGCCCTGCGCTGGGTGCGCGACAACATAGCCGCATTTGGCGGCGACCCGAACAACGTGACCATAGCGGGCGAATCCGCAGGCGGCACGGGCGTGTACAACATGCTGGCATCGCCCGCCGCAAAAGGTCTGTTCCAGAAGGCCATCGCGGAGAGCGGCGTCACAGGAAATACCGAATCGCGCCGCATGGTCGAGATGAACAACACCATCTTTTTTGAAAAGCTGGGTATCAATCCGCGTACAGACATGGCCAAACTGCTGGATATGCCCGCGCAGGACATGCTTGCGGCGGCCACGTTCACGCTCAAGGAAGGCCCGCGCCGCCATCCCGGCATCTTCATGCCCGGCCCGGTCAAGGACGACCTGCTGCCCATGCACCCGTGGGAGGCCATGGCCCAGGGCAATGCTCGCGATGTTAAGGTCATTCTTGGCACCAACCGCAACGAAGGCACGCTGTTTGCCCTGCTGGGCCTGCTGCCCAGGGACTGGCAACAGGTGGAAAAGATGCTCCGCGACAATGGCGCTGCTGCCAGTATCCCCGCGGTATCGGAGCTGTACGCCAATGAAAAGGGCATGAAAAAGCTGACCACCCTCGCGGGCGACCGGGCATTTGTGGTGGATATGGTCAAAAGCGCCGATGCCCAGAGCGCCTTTAACAGCACCTATGTGTACCGCTTTGACTACGCCCCCTTGCTGCCGGAGCTGTTTTTGCTGGGCGCTGCACATTCAACGGAAATTTCCACCGCGCTTGCCACCAATGATCATCCCTTCTGGCTGCTCACGCCCGCATCACGCCGCGAGGAGCTTACGCAGTCCATGCACGGAGCGTGGCTGAACTTTGTAAAAACGGGCAATCCCAACGGCCCCGGCGTTGCGCCCCTGTGGCCGCAATACGAAGCAGGGCGGCGGCTCACCTATATTTTTGACCAGACAAACACCGTGGAATCGAATCCCCACGGCGCTGTCTATGAAGTGTGGAAAGATATTCAGCTGTACCAGTAA
- a CDS encoding methyl-accepting chemotaxis protein has protein sequence MATLFFTNTHMSTLVFTEVTIPQLSAALQSKYEYGLKSVVDVAAQDLADRLKGVSDPKEQYALIEKYTDYQRFFPNDEGYLFTYKTDGTRINVPTNKAQNGKNVIDLKDSDGVYFIRELIEAAKKGGAFVAYRFDKPGAGIQPKLAYTRMIPGTDVIIGTGVYIDSVEAERTRVANLVAERNDHYDNLELLIGGGILAIILGFAWLITRIICLPLRQITGEAEKVAQGQEAALPALTASCPLEIRRLNSSLGMMIENLHGRIEEAADKTRQAAEALDHAKVAQAAAEEAKLRAESARREGMLAAAHQLESIAEALSSASSDLSHQIKRSDEGAEESSKMLSGAATAMNEMNATVQDVARNAGLASGASLETRDKALAGAKIVQNAVESITEVQTHSLSLKEDMNRLNEHAQAINQIMGVISDIADQTNLLALNAAIEAARAGDAGRGFAVVADEVRKLAEKTMVSTSDVAKAIQAIQDSTAKSMKGVENAVGSIGVATDLAGQSGAALQGIVEVVTATADQVNAIAAASEEQSAASEEINRSIVEVNEVSRLTAEAMNQASTAVADLTEQAKKLAALIQEMKQG, from the coding sequence ATGGCAACCCTTTTTTTCACCAACACCCACATGTCCACACTGGTTTTTACGGAAGTAACCATTCCCCAGCTTTCGGCTGCATTGCAGTCAAAATATGAATACGGCCTGAAAAGTGTTGTGGATGTTGCCGCGCAAGATCTTGCCGACAGGCTCAAGGGAGTTTCTGACCCCAAGGAGCAGTACGCGCTGATTGAAAAATACACAGATTATCAGCGTTTCTTTCCCAACGACGAGGGGTACCTGTTTACCTACAAAACAGACGGCACCCGTATAAATGTGCCCACCAACAAGGCGCAGAACGGCAAAAACGTTATTGATCTCAAGGATAGCGACGGAGTCTATTTTATACGCGAGTTGATTGAAGCCGCCAAAAAGGGCGGAGCGTTTGTGGCTTACCGCTTTGACAAGCCGGGGGCTGGCATACAGCCCAAACTGGCATACACACGCATGATACCAGGCACTGACGTCATCATCGGCACTGGCGTGTATATCGACAGCGTTGAGGCGGAACGCACCCGTGTTGCCAATCTGGTTGCCGAGAGAAATGACCATTACGATAACCTTGAGCTGCTTATTGGCGGGGGCATCCTTGCTATCATTCTTGGCTTTGCATGGCTGATTACCCGCATTATCTGCCTGCCCTTGCGGCAAATCACCGGCGAAGCGGAAAAGGTCGCCCAAGGTCAGGAGGCCGCCCTGCCCGCACTCACAGCATCCTGTCCGCTCGAAATCCGGCGGCTCAATAGTTCGCTGGGCATGATGATAGAAAACCTGCATGGCCGCATTGAAGAAGCAGCAGACAAAACCCGTCAGGCCGCTGAAGCTCTGGATCACGCAAAAGTAGCGCAGGCCGCAGCCGAAGAAGCCAAGCTGCGTGCGGAATCTGCCCGGAGGGAAGGCATGCTCGCTGCCGCCCATCAGCTTGAATCCATTGCCGAGGCGCTCTCCTCCGCTTCATCTGATCTCTCGCACCAGATCAAACGATCTGATGAAGGCGCGGAAGAATCTTCCAAGATGCTTTCTGGCGCAGCCACTGCCATGAATGAAATGAACGCCACAGTTCAGGACGTTGCCAGAAACGCCGGGCTGGCATCTGGCGCATCGCTTGAAACCCGCGACAAGGCTCTTGCTGGCGCAAAGATCGTGCAAAACGCCGTGGAAAGCATCACAGAAGTGCAGACCCATTCGCTTTCACTCAAGGAAGACATGAACCGCCTGAACGAGCACGCGCAGGCCATTAACCAGATTATGGGCGTCATTTCCGACATTGCGGACCAGACCAATCTGCTGGCGCTGAACGCGGCCATCGAGGCCGCCCGTGCTGGCGATGCCGGCAGGGGCTTTGCCGTTGTGGCGGACGAAGTGCGCAAGCTGGCGGAAAAGACCATGGTTTCCACAAGCGATGTGGCCAAGGCCATTCAGGCCATTCAGGACAGCACCGCCAAAAGCATGAAGGGTGTTGAAAACGCTGTGGGCTCCATCGGCGTGGCTACGGATCTGGCCGGGCAATCCGGCGCGGCCCTGCAAGGCATTGTGGAAGTTGTGACCGCCACGGCAGATCAGGTGAACGCCATTGCCGCCGCCAGTGAAGAACAGTCGGCAGCAAGCGAAGAAATCAACCGCAGCATTGTTGAGGTCAATGAGGTTTCGCGCCTGACGGCAGAGGCCATGAATCAGGCTTCCACAGCCGTTGCCGACCTCACCGAGCAGGCCAAAAAGCTCGCCGCCCTTATTCAGGAGATGAAGCAGGGCTAG
- a CDS encoding glutamate synthase has translation MVMQDLEGVFSHYKDKPLLSLACTPEGVQLVNDYMEEKGFVQVAQWVPEVDKRPGLKIEAMPRYVFRNYDYPEEYRSRSQEDRENLLLDTRLELRDLLAEKQNGFVYSFWPDVLTLKEIGDPADIAVYFRLWKDDGRLTARNIVTQCRQNTNYAIVRYAAHPFFLQGYTVCANGENTFFTKNKEFQKSLHRGYVGFESDSQNFLYTLHYVLHELRWPIKYYKHVITPLPFVEAEQRADRKVLNLIRESLAHMEINGPNTIIGLLPDGKMITCCDSKKLRPVVVGVNSDMVAIASEVCGLNAIMPDRDISNDIYPNEREMVVIDNDLAVQRWNQ, from the coding sequence ATGGTTATGCAAGACCTGGAGGGCGTGTTCAGCCACTACAAAGACAAACCCCTGCTTTCATTGGCCTGCACCCCCGAGGGCGTGCAACTGGTCAACGACTACATGGAAGAAAAGGGTTTTGTGCAGGTTGCCCAGTGGGTGCCTGAAGTGGACAAACGCCCCGGCCTCAAGATTGAGGCCATGCCCCGTTACGTCTTCCGCAACTATGACTACCCGGAGGAATACCGCTCCCGTAGTCAGGAAGATCGCGAAAACCTGCTGCTGGACACGCGCCTTGAGCTGCGGGACTTATTGGCCGAGAAACAGAATGGCTTTGTCTATTCGTTCTGGCCCGATGTGCTGACCCTTAAAGAAATCGGTGATCCTGCCGACATAGCTGTATATTTTCGACTATGGAAAGACGATGGCCGCCTGACCGCGCGCAACATCGTGACCCAGTGCCGCCAGAACACCAACTACGCCATCGTGCGTTACGCGGCGCATCCCTTCTTTTTGCAGGGCTACACTGTGTGCGCCAACGGCGAGAACACGTTTTTCACCAAGAACAAAGAGTTCCAGAAGTCGCTGCACAGGGGCTATGTGGGTTTTGAATCCGACTCGCAGAACTTTCTGTACACCTTGCACTATGTCTTGCATGAGCTGCGTTGGCCCATCAAGTATTACAAGCACGTGATCACGCCCCTGCCTTTTGTGGAGGCGGAACAGCGCGCTGACCGCAAGGTGCTGAATCTTATTCGCGAATCCCTTGCGCACATGGAGATCAACGGCCCCAACACCATCATCGGCCTTCTGCCTGACGGCAAGATGATTACCTGCTGCGACTCCAAAAAGCTGCGGCCCGTTGTTGTGGGCGTAAACTCGGACATGGTGGCCATCGCCTCCGAGGTCTGCGGTCTGAACGCCATCATGCCCGACCGCGACATCTCCAACGACATCTATCCCAATGAACGGGAAATGGTGGTTATTGACAACGATCTGGCGGTGCAGCGATGGAATCAGTAA
- a CDS encoding glutamate synthase-related protein, translating into MESVRTQDVSVNDLRWKIEYRPDLCTMCGSCVAACTFNAIEVGMMRRSITLSRKAFPDPTQEHSARPVIMQKASIPNSCVGCGMCEKICPNAAIKPVRNQDTRFPVLARHHGPVKRGGRTNLNPPRTLDSIFVGRISQMTDPALDSERHTFDIRSPLGRVMLAKELPLRVDGDSLVLTERTPPVHWIYPAIFSDMSIGALSTRAWEAIALAAAYLNEHCGMPVRMCSGEGGMPIKLLESDQLKYMILQIASGHFGWNRIIKAMPRMKTDPAGVLIKIGQGAKPGDGGLLPAAKVAPHIQAIRGVPKATLHSPPNHQGLYSIEESVQKMHLSLNAAFGFRVPVAIKCAASATSVSVYNNLLRDPYKICGGFFIDGIQGGTGAANEVSLEHTGHPIVSKLRDCYMAAVAQGLQGQIPLWAGGGIGLTGNAAADAFKMICLGANGVIIGKILIQLLGCVGNEHGRCNACNTGKCPTGICTQDPRLVKRLDVDRGAQNIVDYMLAFDSELRKLLAPVGNSSLPVGRSDALVTTDKAVADKLDIQYAC; encoded by the coding sequence ATGGAATCAGTAAGAACTCAGGACGTAAGTGTTAACGACCTGCGCTGGAAGATAGAATACCGCCCCGATTTGTGCACCATGTGCGGCTCGTGCGTGGCGGCGTGTACTTTCAACGCCATTGAAGTGGGCATGATGCGCCGCAGCATCACGCTTTCGCGCAAGGCCTTTCCCGACCCGACGCAGGAGCATTCCGCGCGCCCGGTCATCATGCAAAAGGCCAGCATTCCCAACTCCTGCGTGGGTTGCGGCATGTGCGAAAAAATCTGCCCCAACGCGGCCATCAAACCCGTGCGCAACCAGGATACACGGTTTCCTGTGCTGGCGCGTCACCACGGCCCCGTCAAACGGGGCGGGCGCACCAACCTGAACCCGCCGCGCACGCTCGATTCCATCTTTGTGGGTCGCATCAGCCAGATGACCGACCCCGCACTGGATTCCGAGCGTCACACCTTTGATATCCGCTCGCCCCTTGGCCGCGTCATGCTTGCCAAGGAACTGCCCCTGCGCGTTGACGGCGACAGCCTTGTGCTGACCGAGCGCACCCCTCCGGTGCACTGGATTTACCCCGCCATCTTCAGCGACATGAGCATCGGCGCGCTCTCCACCCGCGCGTGGGAAGCCATTGCCCTTGCCGCAGCCTATCTTAATGAACACTGCGGCATGCCCGTGCGCATGTGCTCGGGCGAGGGCGGCATGCCCATCAAGCTGCTGGAATCCGACCAGCTCAAGTACATGATCTTGCAGATCGCCTCCGGTCACTTTGGCTGGAACCGCATCATCAAGGCCATGCCCCGCATGAAGACCGACCCGGCAGGCGTGCTCATCAAGATTGGTCAGGGCGCAAAACCCGGCGACGGCGGCCTGCTGCCCGCAGCCAAGGTGGCTCCGCACATTCAGGCCATCCGTGGCGTACCCAAGGCGACCCTGCATTCGCCGCCGAACCATCAGGGCCTGTATTCCATTGAAGAATCCGTGCAGAAAATGCACCTCTCGCTCAATGCGGCCTTTGGCTTCCGCGTGCCGGTGGCCATCAAGTGCGCGGCATCGGCCACGTCTGTTTCCGTTTACAACAACCTGCTGCGCGATCCTTACAAGATCTGCGGCGGGTTCTTCATCGACGGCATTCAGGGCGGCACTGGCGCTGCCAACGAGGTTTCGCTGGAGCATACCGGGCATCCCATTGTTTCCAAGCTGCGCGACTGCTACATGGCTGCCGTTGCCCAGGGGCTTCAGGGGCAGATTCCCCTGTGGGCTGGCGGCGGCATAGGCCTGACCGGAAACGCGGCTGCGGATGCCTTCAAGATGATCTGCCTTGGCGCCAACGGCGTTATCATCGGCAAGATCCTCATCCAGTTGCTGGGCTGCGTCGGCAATGAGCATGGCCGCTGCAATGCCTGTAATACCGGCAAATGTCCCACGGGCATATGCACCCAGGATCCGCGTCTGGTCAAAAGGCTGGATGTGGACAGGGGCGCGCAGAACATTGTGGACTACATGCTGGCCTTTGACTCCGAACTGCGCAAGCTGCTGGCCCCTGTGGGCAACAGTTCGCTGCCGGTTGGGCGTTCCGACGCCCTGGTTACCACGGACAAGGCTGTGGCCGACAAGCTGGATATCCAGTACGCCTGTTAG